Within the Stenotrophomonas maltophilia genome, the region TCGAGTTCCAGGAAATGATCGTCGACAACACCTGCATGCAGCTGGTGATGCGCCCGGAACAGTTCGATGTGATCGTCACCACCAACCTGTTCGGCGACATCATTTCCGATCTCTGCGCCGGCCTGGTCGGCGGCCTGGGCCTGGCCCCGGGTGCCAACATCGGCAAGGACGCGGCGATCTTCGAAGCGGTGCACGGCACCGCGCCGGACATCGCGGGCCAGGGCAAGGCCAATCCCTGCGCGCTGCTGCTGGCGGCGGCACAGATGCTGGATCATATCGGCCAGCCGCAGAATGCCGAGCGCCTGCGCAAGGCCATCGTGGCGACCATGGAAGCCAAGGACTCGCTGACCGGCGACCTGGGCGGCACCGGCACCACCATGAGCTTCGCCAAGGCCATCGCCACGCGCCTGTAAGCGGTGGCTGGACCTTGTCTGGATTTCCAGCGGGGCGCCTTCGGGCGCCCCGTTGCGTTTGGGTGCCTGCGCATGCTCTGCGCAGCTTATGTGGTGTGGCGGCACCGAAAGTGCGCGCGCTGGTCGGGTACCTTGCCACGCACTACGCTGCCCAGGCCGGCGTGGCAGCGTAGCCACGGGGTCGCAGCGAGGTGATGATGGATTCGGTGTATCTGCTGGTCGCGCTTGGAGCGATCGTGGCGGGATTCGTGCAGGGACTGTCCGGCTTTGCGTTCGGAATGGTCGCCATGTCGTTCTGGGCGTGGGGGCTGGAGCCACGCCTGGCGGCTACGCTGTCGGTGTTCGGCGCGCTGGTGGGTCAGCTGGTGGCCGTGTTCACCGTGCGGCGCGGATTCAATCTGCGTCTGCTGCTGCCCTTCGTCTTCGGTGGCCTGGCGGGCATTCCGCTGGGCGTGATGGTATTGCCGCAGCTGGACATGGACTGGTTCAAGGCCCTGCTGGGCGGCTTCCTTGCACTGTGGTGCCCGGTGATGCTGATGGCCCGTTCGCTGCCGCCGATCACCACGGGCGGGCGCATCGGCGACACCGTGGCGGGCATGGCCGGTGGCGTGCTCAGCGGCATCGGCGGCTTCGCAGGTCCCGTGCCCACGCTGTGGAGCACGCTGCGTGGTTTCGGCAAGGAGGAGCAGCGCGCGGTCATCCAGAACTTCAACCTGGCGATGCTGTCGGTCACCATGGCCACCTACGTCGGCAGTGGCCTGGTCACCCGGCAGATGTTGCCGTACTTCGCTGTCGTCGCCCCGGCCATGCTGCTTCCGGCGCTGCTGGGCGCGCGGGTCTACATCGGCATCAGCGAGGCGCGGTTCCGCCAGATCGTATTGAGCCTGCTGACGCTGTCGGGCATCGCGCTGCTCGCCTCGTCGCTGCCGGCCCTGTTGGCGCGCCCGGTTGCCGGCTGAGATTCAGGCCGGCCGGAACATGCGGAAACGCTGCTCGGCACTGACGCGGAAATAGTCGGCCGGTCCACCGCCGCGCAGGATCGGGTCGGCGGCTGCAGTGTCGTAGATGCCATCGACCAGCAGTCGTGCCTCGATATGTACGGCGACCACCTCGCCGAGCACCAGCCAGCCGTTGGTGTCCTGTCCGGCGGCGTCGCGCAGGCGGACGATCTGGGTGCAGCGGCATTCCATGCTGACCGGGCTTTCTGCAACACGCGGCGGCTTGACCTGCCCGGAAGCCAACGGCGTCAAGCCGGCCAGCGTGAACTCGTCGACGTCCGGCGCGACCGCCCGGCAGCTCTCGTTCATGGCTTCGGCCAGGTCGAAAGTGGCCAGGTTCCAGACGAACTCGCCCGTCGCTTCGATGTTGTGCAGCGAGTCCTTGCGGCCCTGGCTGGAGAAACCAATGATCGGCGGTGTGTAGTTGAAGGCGTTGAAGAAGCTGTAGGGCGCCAGGTTCAACGCGCCGTCGGCAGCGCAGCTGGAAATCCAGCCGATCGGGCGGGGTCCGATGATGGCGTTGAACGGGTCATGCGGCAGGCGATGGCCGTCAGCGGGACGATAGCTGTGGAAGAGGGCAGGCATGGCGGGGTCGAAAGGGGGAGGGGAACAGAAAGGGCGCCACGAAGGCGCCCTTTGTCGTTTTCAGCCTGACCGGAATCAGCGCTGCTGAATCTTTGACAGCAGGCGCAGGAACTCGACGTACAGCCAGACCAGGGTCACCATCAGGCCGAATGCGCCATACCACTCCATGTACTTGGGCGCGCGCTGGGCCACACCGCTCTCAATGAAATCGAAATCCAGCACCAGGTTCAGCGCGGCGACCACGACCACGAACAGGCTGAAGGCAATGCCCCAGCCGCTGGAGGAGTGGATCAGCGGGACTTCGATGTTGAAGAACGACAGCACGAACGACGCCAGGTAGAGCAGGGCGATGCCACCGGTGGCGGCGACCACGCCGAGCTTGAAATTCTCGGTGGCCTTGATGACGCCGGTGCGGTAGGCCACCAGCAGGGCAGCCAGCGTGCCGAAGGTCAGCAGCACGGCCTGGAATACGATGCCCGGGAACCGCAGCTCGAACACGGCGGAAATGGCGCCGAGGAACAGGCCTTCCACCAGCGCGTACAGCGGTGCGGTGACCGGCGACCATTGCTTCTTGAACACGGTGACCAGCGCCAGCACCAGGCCGCCGATCGCGCCGCCCATGGCATACAGCTTGGCGGCCGGCAGCACCTGGCCGAAGGCCACGGTCTGGTTCCAGGCGAAGGCTGCGGTCAGCACGGTCAGCAGCAACAGGATGCCGGTCTTGTTGACGGTGCCGTTGAGGGTCATCGCCTGGTCGGGGCGGGTCACCACCGAGCCGTTGGCGAGGTCGAGGAAAGTCGACTCGGAAAGAGCCGGGTTGCCGCTGCGCATGCGCGTTCTCCGTGCGAATGAGGGATCAGGAAGGCCATCCGGCCGACGATGTCGAGCATAGCCGATGGCCACTGCCACTGCCGTGACCGCGCGCCCGGGACAGATCGCTGCGTTGACAGTTCGCCGCGTGCTTGGCGACAATGACCAACTCCCCGGGCCTGGCTCGAGGGGATTGCAAGACCGGGGTATAGCGCAGTCTGGTAGCGCGCCTGCTTTGGGAGCAGGATGTCGGGGGTTCGAATCCCTCTACCCCGACCAATCCCACGCCACGTCGGATTGGACGCCGTTCCGGTTCGGGCGCCCGTAGCTCAACTGGATAGAGCACCGGCCTTCTAAGCCGGCGGTTACAGGTTCGATTCCTGTCGGGCGCGCCATTGGCGAAGCACCGGGACCGCATCGGCGGATGTGAAGAAAGGCTTGCAAAAGCGTGAGGACTCCACCAGAATATCGGACTCGCTTCGGTGGCCCGAACTTCGGTGACGGTCTCCAGGCAAGGCTTCAAAGCTCCAGCGCCGGCAGCATCGGCGATGAAGCGAATGTTTCAGTGGTGGCTGTAGCTCAGTTGGTTAGAGTACCGGATTGTGATTCCGGTGGTCGGGGGTTCGAATCCCCTCAGCCACCCCACTGATTCAACCGCATCGGCACAGCCGACACGGTGTTGCAATAAACAGAATGCACGCTATAATGTGCGTCTGAGTTTCACGGGCCGTTAGCTCAGTTGGTAGAGCAGTTGACTCTTAATCAATAGGTCCAAGGTTCGAATCCTTGACGGCCCACCAAGACAGAAGCCACCTGGTACCCCAGGTGGCTTTTTTCTTGCCTGCAGGCCGCGCAAAGCGCATGCGAAGCACCTTGGGTCGTGGCACGCATGCATCGATCAACGATGTTGAAAAAAAGCTTGCACCCCGTGTGCGCATCAGGTCATAATTCGCGCCCCGATTTCGGGCTGTTAGCTCAGTTGGTAGAGCAGTTGACTCTTAATCAATAGGTCCAAGGTTCGAATCCTTGACAGCCCACCAGACGAAAGCCACTTGGTCCTCCAGGTGGCTTTTTTCTTGGGTGTTCAGCGGCTGCCGGACGGCTCTGCGAGTGTGCCGATGGACACCAGGCGCCTTCCTGCTTCATGCACCAGCAACGGCAGGGCCCAGCTCAGCACCAGCAGGCTCGGCACCATCACCAGGGGCGATGCCAGCTGCATGAGCGCAGGCACCAGCAGCGACAG harbors:
- a CDS encoding sulfite exporter TauE/SafE family protein, which encodes MDSVYLLVALGAIVAGFVQGLSGFAFGMVAMSFWAWGLEPRLAATLSVFGALVGQLVAVFTVRRGFNLRLLLPFVFGGLAGIPLGVMVLPQLDMDWFKALLGGFLALWCPVMLMARSLPPITTGGRIGDTVAGMAGGVLSGIGGFAGPVPTLWSTLRGFGKEEQRAVIQNFNLAMLSVTMATYVGSGLVTRQMLPYFAVVAPAMLLPALLGARVYIGISEARFRQIVLSLLTLSGIALLASSLPALLARPVAG
- a CDS encoding flavin reductase family protein is translated as MPALFHSYRPADGHRLPHDPFNAIIGPRPIGWISSCAADGALNLAPYSFFNAFNYTPPIIGFSSQGRKDSLHNIEATGEFVWNLATFDLAEAMNESCRAVAPDVDEFTLAGLTPLASGQVKPPRVAESPVSMECRCTQIVRLRDAAGQDTNGWLVLGEVVAVHIEARLLVDGIYDTAAADPILRGGGPADYFRVSAEQRFRMFRPA
- a CDS encoding Bax inhibitor-1/YccA family protein, which encodes MRSGNPALSESTFLDLANGSVVTRPDQAMTLNGTVNKTGILLLLTVLTAAFAWNQTVAFGQVLPAAKLYAMGGAIGGLVLALVTVFKKQWSPVTAPLYALVEGLFLGAISAVFELRFPGIVFQAVLLTFGTLAALLVAYRTGVIKATENFKLGVVAATGGIALLYLASFVLSFFNIEVPLIHSSSGWGIAFSLFVVVVAALNLVLDFDFIESGVAQRAPKYMEWYGAFGLMVTLVWLYVEFLRLLSKIQQR